The following proteins are co-located in the Apium graveolens cultivar Ventura chromosome 5, ASM990537v1, whole genome shotgun sequence genome:
- the LOC141660278 gene encoding RING-H2 finger protein ATL29-like: MQTGNVNDKTRLGLQRSPNRSAAGEEAPYPGLDATIINTFPTFTYSSVKEYRRAKYSLECAICLLEFEDEHVIRLVKICCHAFHQDCIDLWFEMHKTCPVCRRNLELLFGEGTPACTPSCDEEDSRKDSVSISIEDDPEEKKGSNHGEKGARERKDFIARYNTTGHSIFTSIVEEDRFTLRLPDHVTQELIMANQWPKHLHTSGESKRNVYIVGEGSDGNIKNVKVPPIFLDNG, encoded by the exons ATGCAAACAGGCAATGTCAATGACA AAACAAGGCTCGGTCTGCAGAGAAGCCCTAATCGCAGTGCTGCAGGGGAAGAAGCTCCTTATCCAGGCCTTGATGCTACAATCATAAACACATTCCCGACATTTACTTATTCATCAGTGAAAGAATATCGACGAGCAAAGTATAGTTTAGAGTGTGCTATTTGTTTACTGGAGTTTGAAGATGAGCATGTTATTCGACTGGTAAAAATATGCTGTCATGCTTTTCATCAAGATTGCATTGATCTTTGGTTTGAAATGCACAAAACTTGTCCTGTGTGTCGACGAAATCTTGAGTTGCTTTTTGGAGAAGGTACTCCAGCCTGTACTCCATCTTGTGACGAAGAGGATTCAAGAAAAGATAGCGTAAGCATTAGTATAGAGGATGATCCAGAAGAGAAAAAAGGATCAAATCATGGAGAAAAAGGGGCGCGAGAGAGGAAAGATTTTATCGCAAGGTATAATACAACAGGGCACTCGATTTTCACAAGTATAGTGGAAGAAGATAGGTTTACACTGAGACTGCCGGATCATGTAACACAAGAACTAATAATGGCAAATCAATGGCCAAAACATCTCCACACGTCTGGAGAATCAAAAAGAAATGTATACATTGTTGGGGAGGGATCTGATGGAAATATCAAAAATGTAAAAGTTCCTCCTATATTTCTTGATAATGGATAA